The genome window ATGACGCTTAAGACGGTCGAGATCGAGAAATAGAGAACGACATTCGCCCGCACGCGGGTGAAGTCGCTCTTGCCGCCGAGCCAATAGGCGACGACGGGCGGGCCGCCGAGTTGCGCGGCACCGCTGAACAACCCGGCGATCAAGCCGATGCCGCTCGTTAGCGGCGCGGATGGCTCGCCTTGGTAGCGCCATCCAGATACGAGGAGCGCGAGCAAACTGATCGCGATGATCGTGATACTCCAACGCAAGAGCAGCGGGTCGAGCAACGCCAGCATCGCCGTGCCGGCCGGTATGCCGAGGGCGGCACCCGCCGCCATGACGAAGACCTCGCGCCGGTTGGCACCGCGCCAGGCCGGCGGGATCATCCCGAGTGAGGCAATGCCGTCGATGACGATCAGAATCGGCGAGATCAACTTCGGCCCGACGATCGCGCCGCCCAGCGGAACGAAGATCAGCGCGGCGCCGAAGCCCGAAAAGCCGCGGGCAAGCCCGGCGATGAAGGCAAAGGCCATCAGCGCATAGATGCCATGGTCGGGCAGGGCGGCGGTAAACCATGCGTGCACGCCATCGACCAGCGCATCGAGCGTCATGACATCAGACTCCGTGATTCGGGAACGGCAGGCGAGGAAGGTCTGCTCTCATAGCCCAATCGTTGCCGACGATCGAGCCGAAAGCGAGTAGCGGCCGCCGAGGCAGGCGGCCGCGAGATCATGATGATGAGATCGACACGAAGCTTGAGCGGCATCACGTCGATGCCGCCGCTCCCGCCTTACGAGGCGAGCATCAGGTCCATGTTCTGGACGGCGGCGCCCGATGCGCCCTTGCCGAGATTGTCGAGCAGCGCCACGAGGTTCACCTGCGAAGCGCCCGGGGTGCCGAAGACGAAGAGCTTCATCGTGTCCTTGCCTTCGAGCTCGACAGCGTTGACACGGGGCAGGGCCTTGCTTTCGGCCAGCGGCACGACATTGACGATATCCTGGCCGGCATAATGGGCGACGAGGGCGGCGTGGATGCTCTCCATCGTCGTGCCCTCGGCGAGATCGTCGAGGTGCAGCGGCACCTGCACGATCATGCCTTGCGCGAACTTGCCGACCGACGGCGAGAAGATCGGCGCGCGGTCGAGCAGGCCGTGCACGGTCATCTCGGGCACGTGTTTGTGGGTCAGCGGCAGGCCGTAGAGGAAATGCGGCGCGGTGATCGCATCCGGGTGGTCCGGATTTTCCATCTGCGCGATCATCTGCTTGCCGCCGCCGGTATAACCGGAGACCGCGTTGACCGTGATGGGGTAACCGTCCGGCAGAATGCCGGCGGCGCGCAACGGCCGGATGAGGCCGATCGCGCCCGTCGGATAGCAGCCGGGATTGGCGACGAAACGGGCGGCCTTGATCCTGTCGGCCTGGGCGCCGTCCATTTCGGCAAAGCCATAGGCCCAGCCGGGATTGACGCGGAAGGCGGTCGAGGTGTCGATGACGCGCACATTGTTGTTGGCCGAAACCATCTGAACCGCTTCCTTCGACGCGTCGTCGGGCAGGCAGAGAATGGCAATGTCGGCGCTGTTCAGCATGTCCTCGCGCAGGGCGGCGTTGCGCCGCTCGGCTTCGGGAATGGACAGAAGCTCGACATCGCGGCGGCCGGCCATGCGCGTGCGGATCTGCAGACCCGTCGTGCCGTGTTCGCCGTCGATGAAGATTTTCGGTGCCATGTTAAACCTGCGCTTTCAATGGGTTCTGAAGGTTTCCGGATTCAGTTTGAGCGATGATAAGTCAGCCTTGTGACACGGCGATGGCGCGTCGCTCGGCATGAAGCCCCAGCATATACATCGCCACCGTTGCCCCCGCAATGGCGGTGATATCGGCATGATCGTAGGGCGGCGACACCTCGACGACGTCGGCGCCGCGGATATCGAGCTGGTGCAGACGCTGCAGCACCGAGAGGATCTTGGCGCTCGACGGCCCGCCGGCAACCGGCGTGCCGGTGCCCGGCGCAAAGGCCGGATCGAGGCAATCGATATCGAAGGTGAGATAGGCCGGCGCCCCGCGCGTGTGGGAGATGATCGCCGAGGCGATGTCGCTGGCGCTCATCTCCTCAACCTGATGACCGTAGAGGATATTGACGCCGCAATCCTCGGGCGCATGGGTGCGGATGCCGATCTGGATCGAGCGGTCGGGATCGATGATGCCCTCGCGGACGGCCCGTGCCACGAAGGAGCCGTGGTCGATGCGTCGGTCTTCGTCGAACCAGGTGTCCTGGTGCGCGTCGAATTGCACGAGCGCCAGCGGTCCATGTTTTGCCGCATGGGCTTTCAGCAGCGGCCAGGTGACGTAGTGATCGCCGCCGAGCGTCAGCAAAAAGGGGCCGCTGTCGAGGATGGCGTTCGCCTGGCGTTCGATGGCCGCGGGCGTATCCTGATGATTGCCATAGTCGAGCAGGCAATCGCCGTAGTCGATCACCGCCATCTCGGCGAAGAGCTCGCGGTTGAACGGATATTGCGGATCATTGTCGAAGATTGCCGAGGCGCGCCGGATCGCTTGCGGTCCGAAGCGCGTGCCCGGCCTGTTCGAGGTCGCGGCATCGAAGGGAATACCCCAGACGGCAACGTCGACGCCGGCAAGCTCCTTGGTGAAGCGGCGGCGCATGAAGGATAGCGCTCCGGCAAAGGTCGGATCGCCGGCGGCGGAGGTGAGGCTGGTGGCGGTGAAGGCGTGGTCAATCGATCTGTTCGCCAAGTCATGCTCCTTTTTTCGGTCGCAGAACCACAGTCGCGTTCGATGCGGACGCTGCATTGCATGACGCCGTTCGACACCGGAGCGTCGGGCGGCGGGTCTCACGCGAAGGATTGGCCGATCCCCTGCGCGCGCAGAAAGGGGTAGGCGAGGTGCAGGCAGATTTCAAGCAATCGTTCGGATGACGGCCGCTCATTGTCACCGAGCGGCCGTCCTTTTCCCGTCTGCCTCAGACCGGCTCTCGCAGGCACCACAATCCCGCGAGTGTCGTCAGCGCGGTTACACAGATATAGCCCACAAGCGGCCAGGCGCTGTCGCCGCCGAGCAGAAGCACGAAGACGGTTCCGGCAAAGCCGACGATGATGCTTTCGACACAGAAATACAACGCGACCGCCGTTCCTGCCGTGTCGCCAAAGGCCTCAAGCGCGCCGTTGGCGGTGACCGCCGTCGCAAGGACGATGCCGATCGCGATGATCCACATCGGCACGACGAAGCTGACAAGGGAAGGCTGCAGAAACACCTCTCCAAAAGCAAGCAGCACGGCGCCGAGAAGCAGCATCGCCATGCCTCTCGCAAGGCTGCCTGCAATGCCCCATCGCATGACAAAGCGTTTGGCGAATGGCGCCGTCACGATCATCACCAGCGCCACCGTGGCAAAGGCGACGCTGAAGGCGATGCCGGAAAAGCCGGCTTTGTCGATCAGGATACGGGGTGCCGTCGAGAAGAAGACGAAGAAGGCGCCCATCGCGGTACTGAAGCCTGATGTATAAACCCAGAAGGGAAAGCTTGTGAGGATCGGGCGAAGAGCAATCTTCGCGGTGGCGGCGGGGCGGGTCTCATGCCACCGCAAACCGGCATTGAAAAGGGCGGCAACCGAAAGCAGGCCGATGACGAGGAAGATGGCGCGCCAGCCGAAGCGATCGGCGATCAAGGCTCCGGCAATCGGACCCAGTGCAGGCACGAAAGAGAGGATGGAGCCGAGAAGGCTATAGATCGTGCTGCTTTCGGGACGCCCGGCGTAGACGTCGCGCACCGTTGCGAAAGTTGCTACCAAGGCCGCCGACGCACCGACTGCCTGCAGCAATCTCAAGCTCACGAAGAGCGGCGCCGACGAGGTGCCGGCAAGCAGCAGGGATGAAGCGGCAAAGGCCGCCGCGCCTGCGAGCAGCACGGGCCGTCGTCCAACAATATCGGAAATCGGGCCGAAGACGATCTGGCCGACACCGAGCACGAGCATGTAGAGGCTGAGGGTCAGTTGAATGACGGCCGGCGAGGTGCCGAGCGCAGCAGGCATAACAGGCACAATCGGCAGATAAATATCCATGGCCAGGGAGGTCAGGATGTCGAAAGGCGCCATCAGCGCCAAGGCTGCTGGCACGGAATAGGTCCAGCGCTGGATTTTGATATAAGACATGAGAAAGCATCCGCTCAAATGAGTTCATTCGGCGGCGATCTGTCTTTTCATCAATATCGGAATTGGCCGGACAGACGCCGCAACAACAGGGCAGAGTTGTTGCGGCCTATTTGTCTGCGGACTTGGTTGTTCCCATCATGCGACCCCGACTGCAGCTTCGCTCATTGCCGAAGCGCTTTGCGTCTTGTCTAGCAGCGTAGCCGAGGCGCGGCAACAGGAGGGCTATCCTGCTCGCGGCCCGACGATATGAATAAAGCTGGGGTTTAGTTGAATTCTTTTTAAAATCCACGCTTGCAGAAAATTGCATGATTACCTATGCAAGGCCGGGTTGCAGATTCGGCCTTATGGTCGGCAAGAGCATTATATTTTAGGAAATATTTACAGTGATTTACCGCAGAGAGATTGATGGCTTGCGGGCGGCCGCGGTGGTGCCCGTAATTCTGTTTCATGCGGGCTTCAGTCTCTTCACCGGCGGCTTCATCGGGGTCGATGTTTTCTTCGTGATCAGCGGCTTTCTAATAACCTCGATCATTCTTGAGGAGATGCGCAAAGGTACTTTCTCGCTAGTGGCATTCTACGAGCGCCGCGCCCGCCGTCTCCTGCCGGCCCTGTTTCTTGTCATCTTGTGCTGCTTGCCCTTCGCTTGGCTCTGGGTCATGCCGGAGGAGTTTCGTGACTTCTCCGACAGCCTGATTGCCACCAGCCTCTCCGGCGCAAATTTCCTGTTCTGGTTCAAGAGCGGCTATTTCGCGCCGGAGGCCGGAGAGGTGCCGCTGCTCCACATCTGGAGCCTCGCCGTCGAAGAGCAATATTACATGTTCTTTCCGCTGCTCGTGATCTTCATGTGGAAGCGTAAGCCGAACTGGCTCTTGGCAACCCTGGTTGCGATCGCGTTTGCCAGCCTTGCCTACAGCGAGTGGGCGTCCCGCGTCTTTCCCTCGGCCAATTTCTATTTCCTGCCCTCGCGAGCCTGGGAATTTCTGGCCGGGTCGATCTGCAGTTTCATAGAGTCGAAGGGAAAAAAGCGCGGCAGCGATCCGTTGTCGCTCCTTGGCTTCGGCATGATCGCCTTCTCCGTGTTCTATTTCGATGAAACCTCGCCCATTCCATCCACGCTGGCCCTGGTTCCGGTGGTGGGCGCGATGCTCGTGCTGCTCTTTGCGCGACAGGGAACCTGGGTGGCGGCACTGCTTTCGACCCGCGCCTTCATTACCGTTGGGAAGATCAGCTACAGCGCCTATCTGTGGCATCAGCCGATCTTTGCCTTTGCGCGCATTCGCAGCATTGATCCGCCTCCGATCACCGAGATGGGTGCTCTTGCCTGCTTTTCTCTTGTGCTAGGTTATCTCTCGTGGCGTTTCGTCGAGCAGCCGTTCCGCAGGAGCCAGCACCGATTGCTGCCGTCCCGTCGCGGCCTGACCCTATCGGCATCGGCGATGCTTGCCGCATTCATAGCGTTCGGGCTTTATGGCCACGATACCAGGGGCATCCCCTGGCGCCTGCCAGAGCCGATCAAGGATTTTATCGCGGACAGCGAATGGAGCAAGACGTGCCTTGTCGAAAGCGGCTCGGGCTGGGATGGGATGCCGATCAAGAACTGCATATTCAACGGCAGTCACGCGCAGATATATGCAATCCTTGGAGATTCCCTGGCATCGGCGCTGACGCCGGCACTTGCCAGGCGTCTGGATGGCATGAATATCGGCCTGGAGCAGATCACGCACAGTTTTTGTGCGCCGGTCGCCGACGTTTCGATGGTCCCGCTCCAGGCGCGTGAATGTGGCGCCTTCAACACCGCGGCGATAGATTATCTCGTCAAGAGCAAGGTGAAAACTGTCGTTCTCGCCGCCTCCTGGAAGATCTTTTTCGAGCAATCGCGATACGTGTTCAGGGGCGAGGAAGTCGCGAAGTCCGACGCAAGGCAGAGGTTAAGGGAAGCCTTCGACAAAACCGTCGCCGAGCTGACAGCGGCCGGCATCCGCGTCGTCATCGTCTATCCTCATCCGCGCGGCGACACGGAGATCGCAGCCAAGGTCGCCAAGCTGATGCACAAGGGCATGCCGGCGCCGACCATCACCATCCCTCAGGATGAATTTCTCCAGCAATCACTGCCGTCCTACGCCTATCTCGACGATCCGAAAGACAAGCATGTCCTGCGCGTCGATCCGGCCAAGATCTTCTGCGGGATAGAGGCGGGGCGATGCGATCTGGCGCGGGGAGGCAAGGCTTTGATTTTCGACAAGGTGCATTTCACCCCGACGGGGGCAGATGCCGTCGCCGACGAAATTCTGGTTGCTCTGAAGCGAGACGACATGACGGCGGGGAATGGCGTGGCGGCCCTCTCTTCCGACCAATTCTAAAGCGCGTCGCAATCTTCAGGCTCGCTTCTTCCGCCTTTTGTTTCACGCATGCCGCTACCGCAGAACCGCTGCATACGTTTGTGCGACATGTTTGAGGCTTGATATAGAAAGGGTGGGGTGGTTTCGGCCGACATTCTGTCCGGGGGCAGCTTGCTTTAAGCCCGTTTCCCGGAATTCCCTAAGCCCGCAGGCTGCTGCACCTCTCAAGGAGTGTCCTTTGTGCGTCTTGAAGGACGCGCAGCGCTGCAATGGTTTTGTCCCTTTTATCGAAAGCCGATTGCAAAACAAAAAAGGCCGGGTTGCCCCGGCCTTCGTAATTCCGTCTGTCCGAAGCGATTAACGCTTGGAGAACTGGAACGAGCGGCGGGCCTTCGCCTTGCCGTACTTCTTGCGTTCGACGACGCGGCTGTCGCGGGTCAGGAAGCCGCCCTTCTTCAGCACCGAGCGAAGGCCCGGTTCGAAGTAGGTGAGCGCCTTGGACAGGCCATGGCGAACTGCACCGGCCTGGCCGGACAAGCCGCCGCCGGCAACGGTTGCGATGATGTCGAACTGGCCGTCACGGGCAGCCGCAACGATCGGCTGGCGCAGGATCATCTGCAGCACCGGACGAGCGAAATATTCCGCGAATTCCTTGCCGTTGACGATGATCTTGCCGGAGCCCGGCTTGACCCAGACGCGGGCGACAGCGTTCTTGCGCTTGCCGGTCGCATAGGAGCGGCCGAGCGAATCGACCTTGCGGACGTGAGCCGGAGCGGCTGCTTCGGAAACCGTGCCGAGATCCTTCAGGGAGGAGAGGTCAGCCATGATCAGGCGCTCCTTACATTCTTTTTGTTGAGCGCGGCAACGTCGAGGGCGACCGGCTGCTGGGCTTCATGGGGATGGTTGGAGCCGGCGTAAACGCGCAGGTTCTTCATCTGGCGACGGCCGAGCGGGCCGCGCGGAACCATGCGTTCGACGGCCTTTTCGAGGACGCGCTCCGGGAAGCGGCCTTCGATGATCTGGCGCGCGGTGCGTTCCTTGATGCCGCCGGCAAAACCGGTGTGCCAGTAGTAGACCTTGTCGGAATACTTCTTGCCGGTGAAAACCACCTTGTCGGCATTGATGACGATGACGTTGTCGCCGTCGTCAACGTGGGGCGTGAAGGTTGCCTTGTGCTTGCCGCGCAGGCGCATAGCGATGATGGAAGCGAGACGGCCAACGACCAGCCCTTCGGCGTCGATGATCACCCACTTCTTCTCCACCTCTGCAGGCTTCTGGGAGAAGGTTGCCATAGTGAATACTCTCTTTTGGGACCCTTGGCCCGAGGGCTTGAAGGGCGTTTCTTGTTGCTTGGATTGACAGGCTTGCGGCATGCCAAAAAGAAAGCAGCCCGGACAGGCTGCGTTCTGGGGCGGTGTATAGAGGGAATGTGACATTGGGTCAATATCGACTTTCCCGAGGGTTGGAAAAATACGTAAGTGAAAACAATTGGTTAGGTGTACGGTATTATGTTACCACACATTTGTCGGCTGAAGATCTGCCGTGCCTGACGCTTTTCTCGCCCCCTGCAGGGTTTGAAAGAGCACGCCACGGTCGAAAGCGGCGGCTAATCTTTGAACGCGCGCAGGCATGTCATCATTTCGCGAAGGCCGCGTGTCAGATGTTTGTCGCGGCGCAGAACCATGCCCAGGCGGCGCGTGAGCTTAGGCTGCAGCGATGACGTCGTCACCAGGCCGGCGCGGTCGCGCTTCAGCGCCAGCCCCGGCAGGATCGACCAGCCGAGGCCGACGGCCACCAGTTCCTTGATCGCCTCGATGCTGCCGAACTCCATCGCCGGCCGGATACCGGTGTCCGGTGCGGTCAGCCATGCATCGATTGCCCGCCTCGTATTGCCGCCCTCATAAAGCAGCAATGTCCTGTCACGCATGAAGGCGGCGTCCGGTCCGCCGTCGGGGATCAGGCTGCCAGCGGGAGCAACGGCCAGCAACTCCTCCTCGTAGAACGGTTCGATCTCGAAGTTGCGCCCCGAGGCCGGCAGGGCAACGACGGCGATGTCGAGGCTGTTGGCCTCCAGATCACGCAGCACGTCGTCGGCATCGCCGATGCGCACGGTGATTTCGAGGCCGGGCATGGATTTTCTGGCGGCGGCAATGGCACGAGGAAGCAGGTGGATCGACGCCGTGCCGCCGCTGCCGATGCGCACGCGGCCGCTGGCGCCATCCCTGTAGGGCATCATCGCTTCTTCCGCCGCCGCCGATTCCTGCAGCAGTCGCCTTGCATGCGCGAGCAGGTCGAGACCTGCGGCGGTCGGCTGCGCTCGCCGCCCGACACGCTCGATCAGCCGGACGCCGAGCCGCTGCTCGAGCCCCTTGACCTGCAGGCTGACGGCCGGTTGCGTCAGTCCTTCCCTGTCGGCGGCGGCCGTAAAGCTTCCGAGATCGGCGACGTTGACGAAGGTTGCGAGTTGATCGAGGTTCAGCGCCATACCAAAGATTTTCTTATGGAGATTATAATATCCATAAGCTTCCTTCATGAGAATTTCCAGCCCATCCTTCGCGTGTTGAAGAAAGGTAGAAGAGATGGCCATGGAAATGAGCGAAACCCTTGAGACGTCTCGCGATATCGTTCGATCGAAAATTCGCCGGGCGGCGCGCTGGGGCCTGCGGCTGCTGGCGGCCATCGAGCATCGCCTGGAAAAGCGCCGCAGCCGCCGCACGCTTTGCGAACTCACCGACGACGAGCTTTGCGATGTCGGCCTGACCCGTGCCGAGGCGAAGGCCGAGATATCGAAATCCTGGTTCTGGTCCTGACTGCCGCCGCCGCGGAAAGAGCGGATCCTGCTCGAAATTGCCAGCGCCTTGTGGCAAAACGTTTGCTTGAAATCGAGCGAGCGCAGGGAGCAGCATCATGGCCGAAATCGTATCCTTCCCGGACACAGACAGGGCGAATGGATTGCTGCTCCGCTCGCTGCGTGACGGCGTGCTGCGCCTGGTGCTCAACGACCCGCCTGCCAATGCGCTTTCGATCGCGCTTCTCGAAGCGCTGATGGCCGAGCTTGAGAAGGCCGGATCGGATGCGGGTGTGCGCGTCGTCGTCATCGCCTCGATCGGCAACGTCTTTTCCGCCGGCCATGATCTGAAGGAGCTCACCGCCCATCGCGCCGATGAAGATCAGGGAGCTGCTTTCTTCGAGAGAGCCTTCCGGCTCTGCGCCGATCTGATGCTGAAGATTGCGCATCTGCCGAAGCCCGTCATCGCCGAGATCGACGGTCTGGCAACGGCGGCCGGCTGCCAGCTCGTCGCCTCCTGCGATCTGGCGATCTGCACCGACACTTCGACATTCTGCACGCCGGGCGTCAATATCGGCCTGTTCTGTTCGACGCCGATGGTGGCCGTCTCCCGTGCCGCGCATCGCAAGCAGGCGATGGAAATGCTGCTGACCGGCGAGACGATCGATGCCTCGACCGCCAAGGATTTCGGCCTCGTCAACCGCATCGTACCGAAGCAGTATCTGGCGCAGGTGGTTTTTAAATATGCGGCGGTGATAGCCAGCAAGTCGCCGCTGATCCTGAAGATCGGCAAGGAGGCCTTCAATCGCCAGCTCGAACTGCCGGTCGAGGCGGCCTATGATTATGCCGCCAAAGTGATGGTCGACAACATGCTGACGCAGGATGCGCAGGAAGGCATCGGCGCCTTTCTCGGCAAGCGCAAGCCGGCATGGAAAGGCGAATGAGTCACGCCAGTTTCAGAACCAGCCCGCCGATCGCGATAACGACGCCGGCGACGTAGCGCCAGATGCTGGCTTTTTCCTTGAAGACGGTGATCGAGATCACCAGCGCAAAGAGGATCGCGGTTTCGCGCAGGGCCGCGACGGTCGCGACTGGGGCTTTTGTCATCGCCCAAAGCGCCAGCCCGTAGGAAGCGATCGAGCCGGCGCCGCCGATGAGGCCGCGCCACCAGTTGCGACGGACGTGACGCGCCACGGCGAATGCGCCGCGCTGGGAGGCCGCCCAGGAAAACAGCAGCACCGGCGGCAGCAGCGACATCCACAAAGTGTAGGAAACCGCATTGCCGGAGATACGTGCGCCGATGCCGTCGACATAGGTGTAGCTGGCGATGACGCAGGCATTGGCAAGCGAAAGCAGGACGGCGCGGCTGCTGCCGCGCCGCGCCTCCAGCGCGAGTGTCAGGACGCCGGCGCAGATCGTCATCGTCCCCGCGAGAGCGCCGGCGGAAAGATTTTCTTTCAGGATGAAGCCGCTTGTCGCGGCGATCAGCAGCGGCGCGCAGCCGCGCATCAGCGGATAGACGAGGCCGATATCGCCGGCCCGATAGGCCGCGGCCACCAGTTGGAAATAGGCGAACTGCAGGATGGCCGAGATGCCGATGAACGGCCAGGCCGCGCTGTGCGGCAACGGCAGGAACGCCAGGAACGGCAGTGCTGAAACCGCGCCGCCGGCCGAGATCAGCGCCGCATCGAGGGGCTTATCGCTGCCGGCCTTGACGATGGCGTTCCATGTCGCATGCAGCAGTGCGCCGAAGAGAACGAGCAGGATGACGTCGAGTGGCAAGGGAGTGAATCCGAAAAAGATCAGGGAGGCGGAAAACGCCTCGCCTTCGGCGTTTCAAATTCCTGAAAAGACAACTGAGATTTGCACGAAAATACACGGCGGCGGTCGCGCACGCGGTCATATGTCGAATAGCATTCTTTCAGTATGGAAACAATCGCGGTGTATTGGAGCAATTTCTACGTGCGCTCGACATGCGTTCAATCCACACGATCGTTTCAACTATGAGATGTTTCTAATGGACGCGGGAACAGACAGAGGTATTATCGCGAACAAAAAGTGAAAATGCCTTCTGGCGCTAGGCGGACGAACATTCTATGCTGCTGAAATATAGATAATATTCTATAACTTTGACATACTGGAAATTTAAAGCTTCTGATTGTGTAATCTCTGGTAAATCGCACTGCGGGATTGAACCCGAGCCTTTCGCAACCGCGAAAGACGTATGGTTCCTGCAGGGCGTCAGGAATGGCGAAACCATCAGAGTTGATGATGCGGAACGAAAAGCATCCCGTCAAGGTTGTCGATGCTTTGGCAGTTCAGCACCGG of Rhizobium sp. BT04 contains these proteins:
- a CDS encoding acyltransferase family protein — translated: MIYRREIDGLRAAAVVPVILFHAGFSLFTGGFIGVDVFFVISGFLITSIILEEMRKGTFSLVAFYERRARRLLPALFLVILCCLPFAWLWVMPEEFRDFSDSLIATSLSGANFLFWFKSGYFAPEAGEVPLLHIWSLAVEEQYYMFFPLLVIFMWKRKPNWLLATLVAIAFASLAYSEWASRVFPSANFYFLPSRAWEFLAGSICSFIESKGKKRGSDPLSLLGFGMIAFSVFYFDETSPIPSTLALVPVVGAMLVLLFARQGTWVAALLSTRAFITVGKISYSAYLWHQPIFAFARIRSIDPPPITEMGALACFSLVLGYLSWRFVEQPFRRSQHRLLPSRRGLTLSASAMLAAFIAFGLYGHDTRGIPWRLPEPIKDFIADSEWSKTCLVESGSGWDGMPIKNCIFNGSHAQIYAILGDSLASALTPALARRLDGMNIGLEQITHSFCAPVADVSMVPLQARECGAFNTAAIDYLVKSKVKTVVLAASWKIFFEQSRYVFRGEEVAKSDARQRLREAFDKTVAELTAAGIRVVIVYPHPRGDTEIAAKVAKLMHKGMPAPTITIPQDEFLQQSLPSYAYLDDPKDKHVLRVDPAKIFCGIEAGRCDLARGGKALIFDKVHFTPTGADAVADEILVALKRDDMTAGNGVAALSSDQF
- a CDS encoding DUF1127 domain-containing protein; translation: MAMEMSETLETSRDIVRSKIRRAARWGLRLLAAIEHRLEKRRSRRTLCELTDDELCDVGLTRAEAKAEISKSWFWS
- the rpsI gene encoding 30S ribosomal protein S9; protein product: MADLSSLKDLGTVSEAAAPAHVRKVDSLGRSYATGKRKNAVARVWVKPGSGKIIVNGKEFAEYFARPVLQMILRQPIVAAARDGQFDIIATVAGGGLSGQAGAVRHGLSKALTYFEPGLRSVLKKGGFLTRDSRVVERKKYGKAKARRSFQFSKR
- the argC gene encoding N-acetyl-gamma-glutamyl-phosphate reductase, with protein sequence MAPKIFIDGEHGTTGLQIRTRMAGRRDVELLSIPEAERRNAALREDMLNSADIAILCLPDDASKEAVQMVSANNNVRVIDTSTAFRVNPGWAYGFAEMDGAQADRIKAARFVANPGCYPTGAIGLIRPLRAAGILPDGYPITVNAVSGYTGGGKQMIAQMENPDHPDAITAPHFLYGLPLTHKHVPEMTVHGLLDRAPIFSPSVGKFAQGMIVQVPLHLDDLAEGTTMESIHAALVAHYAGQDIVNVVPLAESKALPRVNAVELEGKDTMKLFVFGTPGASQVNLVALLDNLGKGASGAAVQNMDLMLAS
- a CDS encoding enoyl-CoA hydratase, which codes for MAEIVSFPDTDRANGLLLRSLRDGVLRLVLNDPPANALSIALLEALMAELEKAGSDAGVRVVVIASIGNVFSAGHDLKELTAHRADEDQGAAFFERAFRLCADLMLKIAHLPKPVIAEIDGLATAAGCQLVASCDLAICTDTSTFCTPGVNIGLFCSTPMVAVSRAAHRKQAMEMLLTGETIDASTAKDFGLVNRIVPKQYLAQVVFKYAAVIASKSPLILKIGKEAFNRQLELPVEAAYDYAAKVMVDNMLTQDAQEGIGAFLGKRKPAWKGE
- a CDS encoding EamA family transporter, whose product is MPLDVILLVLFGALLHATWNAIVKAGSDKPLDAALISAGGAVSALPFLAFLPLPHSAAWPFIGISAILQFAYFQLVAAAYRAGDIGLVYPLMRGCAPLLIAATSGFILKENLSAGALAGTMTICAGVLTLALEARRGSSRAVLLSLANACVIASYTYVDGIGARISGNAVSYTLWMSLLPPVLLFSWAASQRGAFAVARHVRRNWWRGLIGGAGSIASYGLALWAMTKAPVATVAALRETAILFALVISITVFKEKASIWRYVAGVVIAIGGLVLKLA
- a CDS encoding LysR family transcriptional regulator — encoded protein: MKEAYGYYNLHKKIFGMALNLDQLATFVNVADLGSFTAAADREGLTQPAVSLQVKGLEQRLGVRLIERVGRRAQPTAAGLDLLAHARRLLQESAAAEEAMMPYRDGASGRVRIGSGGTASIHLLPRAIAAARKSMPGLEITVRIGDADDVLRDLEANSLDIAVVALPASGRNFEIEPFYEEELLAVAPAGSLIPDGGPDAAFMRDRTLLLYEGGNTRRAIDAWLTAPDTGIRPAMEFGSIEAIKELVAVGLGWSILPGLALKRDRAGLVTTSSLQPKLTRRLGMVLRRDKHLTRGLREMMTCLRAFKD
- the speB gene encoding agmatinase codes for the protein MANRSIDHAFTATSLTSAAGDPTFAGALSFMRRRFTKELAGVDVAVWGIPFDAATSNRPGTRFGPQAIRRASAIFDNDPQYPFNRELFAEMAVIDYGDCLLDYGNHQDTPAAIERQANAILDSGPFLLTLGGDHYVTWPLLKAHAAKHGPLALVQFDAHQDTWFDEDRRIDHGSFVARAVREGIIDPDRSIQIGIRTHAPEDCGVNILYGHQVEEMSASDIASAIISHTRGAPAYLTFDIDCLDPAFAPGTGTPVAGGPSSAKILSVLQRLHQLDIRGADVVEVSPPYDHADITAIAGATVAMYMLGLHAERRAIAVSQG
- the rplM gene encoding 50S ribosomal protein L13, translating into MATFSQKPAEVEKKWVIIDAEGLVVGRLASIIAMRLRGKHKATFTPHVDDGDNVIVINADKVVFTGKKYSDKVYYWHTGFAGGIKERTARQIIEGRFPERVLEKAVERMVPRGPLGRRQMKNLRVYAGSNHPHEAQQPVALDVAALNKKNVRSA
- a CDS encoding sulfite exporter TauE/SafE family protein; translation: MTLDALVDGVHAWFTAALPDHGIYALMAFAFIAGLARGFSGFGAALIFVPLGGAIVGPKLISPILIVIDGIASLGMIPPAWRGANRREVFVMAAGAALGIPAGTAMLALLDPLLLRWSITIIAISLLALLVSGWRYQGEPSAPLTSGIGLIAGLFSGAAQLGGPPVVAYWLGGKSDFTRVRANVVLYFSISTVLSVISYYVGGLFVPAVFALTVVTLPSYAVGLYGGSKLFGLAEERTFRIACYVLIAAAAIIGMPLLDGVLR
- the cml gene encoding CmlA/FloR family chloramphenicol efflux MFS transporter — protein: MSYIKIQRWTYSVPAALALMAPFDILTSLAMDIYLPIVPVMPAALGTSPAVIQLTLSLYMLVLGVGQIVFGPISDIVGRRPVLLAGAAAFAASSLLLAGTSSAPLFVSLRLLQAVGASAALVATFATVRDVYAGRPESSTIYSLLGSILSFVPALGPIAGALIADRFGWRAIFLVIGLLSVAALFNAGLRWHETRPAATAKIALRPILTSFPFWVYTSGFSTAMGAFFVFFSTAPRILIDKAGFSGIAFSVAFATVALVMIVTAPFAKRFVMRWGIAGSLARGMAMLLLGAVLLAFGEVFLQPSLVSFVVPMWIIAIGIVLATAVTANGALEAFGDTAGTAVALYFCVESIIVGFAGTVFVLLLGGDSAWPLVGYICVTALTTLAGLWCLREPV